The Apium graveolens cultivar Ventura chromosome 6, ASM990537v1, whole genome shotgun sequence genome contains a region encoding:
- the LOC141666454 gene encoding nuclear pore complex protein NUP98A-like — MAETPPVVPHMLVKGPKTAPVRYGISSIPIKHSAEEKQHQLLKTNWNRKDDGLVVSSSSDAQGTTTTSRKKASLVSKHNLGVLVSGPCEEWNLRIDLENIFYIKHKAIHVYENGEVSVPFSKPLGDGSMQNKVGIPGETFASEHSLKSSPVNGNYSFGREVSSDASLLPKLKDSDYLIQPPIEKLAITESFDPGFCSHVKDFVVGHQYYGRIKFLGETDVQHLDVNSHIVFRNRKVIIPMDENKKPPFGQGLNKAAKIYKYRKKLIKKAAEHGAEVDGPGGTLDNFEVLNLNIEVSWILKTYKYSLSKQSSEMDKNFFNIKEVCKRSSLEWAIAYNADFCIAIPSYEARKMQEFLLQCVALLSLDIRRNVVIILILINTIFPTQKRHVLSYYDLPKTMVHVLKCERTRIKDHNQIGLSELSGSPFAAKKIVPSWQ; from the coding sequence ATGGCCGAGACACCGCCTGTAGTTCCTCACATGTTAGTTAAAGGTCCAAAAACTGCGCCAGTGAGATATGGGATTTCCAGTATACCTATCAAGCACTCGGCAGAAGAAAAACAACATCAATTACTGAAGACAAACTGGAATCGCAAAGATGATGGTCTAGTGGTGTCATCTTCCTCTGATGCTCAAGGGACTACTACCACATCCAGGAAGAAGGCGTCGCTTGTGTCGAAGCACAACTTAGGGGTTTTGGTTTCGGGTCCCTGTGAAGAGTGGAATCTAAGAATTGACCTCGAGAATATCTTTTATATTAAGCATAAAGCTATTCATGTGTATGAGAATGGTGAAGTCTCTGTGCCGTTTTCTAAACCTCTCGGGGATGGTTCTATGCAAAATAAAGTTGGAATTCCTGGTGAAACCTTTGCTTCTGAACACAGCCTGAAATCCAGTCCTGTTAATGGTAATTATTCCTTTGGAAGGGAAGTTTCTTCAGATGCTTCTTTGTTGCCAAAGCTCAAAGACAGTGATTACTTAATTCAACCGCCAATCGAGAAGCTGGCAATAACAGAGAGCTTTGATCCGGGTTTCTGCAGCCATGTGAAGGACTTCGTTGTCGGGCATCAATATTATGGGCGCATTAAGTTCTTGGGAGAGACAGACGTGCAGCATCTTGATGTCAACTCACACATTGTGTTTAGAAATCGCAAGGTAATAATTCCTATGGATGAGAATAAGAAACCACCATTTGGGCAAGGCTTGAACAAGGCAGCAAAGATTTACAAGTACAGAAAAAAGCTGATAAAGAAAGCAGCAGAACATGGTGCTGAGGTTGACGGTCCTGGTGGGACATTAGACAACTTTGAAGTTCTTAATTTAAATATTGAAGTTAGTTGGATTTTGAAGACCTACAAATACAGTTTGTCAAAACAAAGCTCTGAAATGGATAAGAACTTTTTTAATATAAAGGAGGTGTGTAAGAGATCTAGTTTAGAATGGGCTATTGCTTACAATGCTGATTTTTGTATTGCAATTCCCAGTTATGAAGCACGTAAGATGCAAGAGTTTTTACTGCAGTGTGTTGCCCTATTGTCACTTGATATAAGGAGAAATGTGGTGATTATCTTGATCCTCATAAACACAATCTTTCCCACCCAAAAGAGACATGTTCTATCTTACTATGATCTACCAAAGACCATGGTACATGTTTTAAAATGCGAACGAACAAGGATTAAGGATCATAATCAGATTGGCTTGTCTGAGCTCTCTGGAAGCCCATTTGCTGCTAAGAAAATAGTTCCTTCATGGCAATGA